One segment of Bacteroides caecimuris DNA contains the following:
- a CDS encoding AAA family ATPase, translated as MENRKATEAGQDITMQKEDFAALWKTIHLKVTDTYEVPPEILWVNGSTIGTLGNFSASTGKAKSKKTFNISAIVAAALKNDEVLKYSAYLPPNKRKILYVDTEQSKYHCHKVMERILRLAGLPTDKDRDDFVFIVLREQTPDKRKQIIGYMLENMPDVGLLIIDGIRDLMYDINSPSESTDLINLLMRWSSGYNLHIHTVLHLNKGDDNTRGHIGTELNNKAETVLQITKSQQDGNISEVKAMHIRDREFDPFAFRINDNALPEIVDDYVFQQPKQDRNFPLTELTEQQHREALENGFGKQVVQGYSNVIAALKQGYASIGYERGRNVLVSLNKFLVNKRMIVKEGKGYRYNPDFHY; from the coding sequence ATGGAAAATAGAAAAGCGACAGAAGCCGGGCAGGACATCACCATGCAGAAAGAGGATTTCGCAGCCCTTTGGAAAACCATTCATCTAAAGGTGACGGACACTTACGAAGTACCGCCCGAAATACTTTGGGTGAACGGCTCTACCATTGGCACGCTGGGTAATTTCAGCGCATCCACGGGTAAAGCCAAGAGCAAAAAGACATTCAACATTTCCGCTATCGTTGCGGCAGCGTTGAAGAATGACGAGGTACTGAAGTATTCGGCATACCTGCCACCGAACAAACGGAAAATCCTCTATGTAGATACCGAGCAGAGCAAATACCATTGCCACAAGGTCATGGAGCGTATTTTGCGGCTTGCCGGACTGCCTACCGACAAGGACAGGGACGATTTTGTTTTCATCGTGCTAAGGGAGCAGACACCCGACAAGCGGAAACAGATTATCGGTTATATGCTTGAAAATATGCCCGATGTGGGGTTGCTCATCATTGACGGAATCCGTGACTTGATGTATGACATCAACAGCCCCAGCGAATCGACTGACCTAATCAACCTCTTGATGCGCTGGTCAAGCGGATATAACCTGCATATCCATACCGTACTGCATTTGAACAAGGGGGATGACAACACAAGGGGGCATATCGGTACGGAACTGAACAACAAGGCTGAAACCGTCCTGCAAATCACGAAAAGCCAGCAGGACGGCAACATAAGCGAGGTAAAGGCGATGCACATACGTGACCGGGAATTTGACCCGTTCGCATTCCGTATCAATGACAACGCTTTACCCGAAATCGTGGATGATTATGTATTCCAACAACCTAAGCAGGACAGGAATTTTCCGCTTACGGAACTGACTGAACAGCAACACCGGGAAGCGTTGGAGAACGGTTTCGGCAAGCAGGTGGTACAAGGCTATTCTAATGTCATAGCGGCATTGAAACAGGGTTATGCGAGTATCGGCTACGAGCGTGGACGCAATGTTCTTGTGTCACTTAACAAGTTTCTTGTGAACAAGCGCATGATTGTGAAAGAGGGCAAGGGTTACCGCTATAATCCCGATTTCCATTATTAA
- a CDS encoding MobC family plasmid mobilization relaxosome protein encodes MTNIKDKPGGRPAKKRIEKQQRVVSTKLTELQYYAIRKRAGEAGLRVSEYVRQAVVSAEVIPRLNRQDADTIRKLAGEANNINQLAHRANAGGFALVAVELVKLKNRIIEIINHLSDDWKNKKGKRV; translated from the coding sequence ATGACGAATATAAAGGATAAGCCGGGGGGACGTCCGGCAAAGAAACGGATAGAGAAGCAGCAACGGGTTGTCAGTACGAAACTGACCGAGTTGCAGTATTACGCCATCAGAAAGAGAGCCGGAGAAGCCGGGTTGCGTGTCAGTGAGTATGTCCGGCAGGCAGTTGTTTCGGCAGAGGTCATACCCCGGCTGAACAGGCAGGATGCGGACACCATCCGCAAACTGGCAGGGGAAGCCAACAACATCAACCAGTTGGCGCACCGGGCGAATGCTGGAGGTTTCGCACTGGTGGCGGTGGAACTGGTGAAGCTCAAAAACCGGATTATTGAAATCATAAACCATTTGTCAGATGATTGGAAAAATAAAAAAGGGAAGCGGGTTTAA
- a CDS encoding IS982 family transposase — MKKLHNSQIISKLVVTKLLSTIALLMRNFIANFVRILGICKDFAGNRVNELGNVPRCGVVPKFSDLEVIALGITAEAFGFDSENLLFHRLHNECKEDFPNLISRRQFNARRKFTARLAEEIRKDVAGAIDGSEDVFCIDSKPVKVCQNARAKRCTMGQDNPDAAPDWGYCASQGLHYYGYKLHAVCGIRGVIHSFDMTAASVHDLHYLKDVRWEYHDCMMLGDKGYLSAEIQKNLFEAANITLEVPYRLNQKNWRPPTWAYKRFRKRIETIFSQLNDNLMMIRNYAKQSCGLFTRMAGKIAAMTFMQYVNFVNHRPIGQIKYSLI; from the coding sequence ATGAAAAAGTTGCACAATTCACAGATTATTAGTAAATTAGTGGTGACCAAACTACTAAGTACTATTGCACTGCTTATGCGCAACTTCATAGCAAATTTCGTCAGAATCCTCGGAATATGCAAGGATTTCGCTGGAAATCGTGTTAATGAACTCGGAAACGTCCCAAGATGTGGCGTTGTCCCCAAGTTCTCGGACCTCGAAGTAATTGCTCTCGGCATAACCGCCGAAGCCTTCGGATTCGACAGCGAGAATCTTCTTTTTCATCGATTGCATAATGAGTGTAAGGAGGATTTTCCAAACCTGATCAGTCGGAGACAGTTCAATGCCCGACGTAAGTTTACAGCACGACTTGCAGAAGAAATCCGCAAGGATGTAGCCGGAGCCATTGATGGATCCGAAGATGTGTTCTGCATTGATTCCAAACCTGTAAAGGTATGCCAGAACGCACGGGCGAAACGATGCACCATGGGACAAGACAATCCCGATGCGGCTCCTGACTGGGGATACTGCGCTTCGCAAGGCTTGCATTACTATGGATATAAGCTCCATGCAGTCTGCGGAATACGTGGTGTTATCCATTCCTTTGACATGACTGCCGCAAGCGTCCATGACCTTCATTATCTCAAGGACGTACGCTGGGAATATCATGATTGCATGATGCTTGGAGACAAAGGCTATCTCAGTGCTGAGATTCAGAAGAATCTCTTTGAGGCAGCAAATATCACTCTTGAAGTTCCATATCGGCTTAATCAGAAAAACTGGCGTCCGCCCACATGGGCATACAAGAGGTTCCGTAAACGTATCGAAACGATATTTTCTCAACTCAACGACAATCTTATGATGATACGAAACTACGCAAAGCAATCCTGCGGTCTTTTCACCCGAATGGCAGGCAAAATCGCTGCAATGACGTTCATGCAATATGTCAATTTCGTTAATCATCGTCCGATTGGGCAGATAAAATATTCTCTAATTTAA
- a CDS encoding helix-turn-helix domain-containing protein: MEKNLELRVSELEKMLFLSKNVLSFDEASKFLNLSKSYLYKLTSGNLIPHYKPQGKMLYFEKAELEAWLRQNPVKTQAQIEQEAQKYILNRPLKK, encoded by the coding sequence ATGGAAAAAAATTTAGAGTTAAGAGTTTCCGAACTCGAAAAGATGTTGTTCCTTTCAAAGAACGTGCTTAGCTTCGATGAAGCGAGCAAGTTCTTGAACCTTTCTAAAAGTTACCTGTACAAGCTGACTTCGGGTAACTTGATACCCCATTACAAGCCGCAGGGCAAAATGCTTTATTTTGAGAAAGCGGAGTTGGAAGCATGGTTGCGTCAGAATCCGGTCAAGACGCAGGCGCAGATAGAGCAGGAAGCGCAGAAGTATATCCTTAACCGTCCTCTAAAGAAATAA
- a CDS encoding toprim domain-containing protein, with product MNIEDVKQIPIADYLHSLGYSPVKQQGNGLWYKSPLREEHEPSFKVNTDRNLWYDFGAGKGGNIIALAKELYYSDSLPYLLNRIAEQTPHVRPVSFSFLQRRTEPSFQHLEVRDLTHPALLRYLQGRGINIELAKRECKELHFTNNGRPFFAIGFPNMAGGYEVRNSFFKGCIAPKDITHIRQQGEPREKCLVFEGFMDYLSFLTLRMKNCPTMPDLDRQDYVILNSTVNVPKAIDVLYPYERIHCMLDNDKAGYEATRAIELEYSYCVRDFSGNYRGYSDLNDYLCGRKQEQKNSTSQAQEIKQETGQRAAPRQKRGRGI from the coding sequence ATGAATATCGAAGATGTGAAACAAATACCCATCGCAGACTATCTGCACAGTTTAGGCTACTCTCCTGTCAAGCAGCAGGGCAACGGCTTATGGTACAAATCACCGTTAAGGGAGGAACACGAACCGTCTTTCAAGGTGAACACTGACCGCAACCTTTGGTATGACTTTGGCGCAGGCAAGGGCGGCAACATCATCGCACTGGCAAAGGAACTCTATTACTCCGACAGCCTGCCATACCTGTTAAACCGGATAGCGGAACAGACACCGCACGTCCGCCCGGTCAGTTTTTCTTTTCTCCAGCGTAGGACGGAACCGAGTTTCCAACATTTGGAAGTCCGTGACTTGACCCATCCGGCATTGCTCCGTTACTTGCAGGGACGGGGTATCAATATCGAACTGGCAAAAAGAGAATGTAAGGAACTCCATTTTACCAATAACGGCAGACCGTTCTTTGCTATCGGTTTCCCGAACATGGCAGGAGGTTACGAGGTTCGCAATTCCTTTTTCAAAGGCTGCATCGCCCCGAAAGACATCACCCATATACGGCAGCAGGGAGAGCCGAGAGAGAAGTGTTTGGTATTCGAGGGTTTTATGGACTATCTTTCTTTCCTCACGCTCCGGATGAAGAACTGCCCGACCATGCCCGACCTTGACAGGCAGGATTATGTCATACTCAACTCTACTGTCAATGTGCCGAAAGCTATTGACGTGCTGTACCCGTATGAACGCATCCACTGTATGCTTGACAATGACAAGGCAGGATATGAAGCGACACGGGCTATCGAATTGGAATACTCCTACTGTGTGCGTGACTTCTCGGGCAATTACAGGGGGTATTCGGACTTGAACGATTACCTGTGCGGCAGGAAGCAGGAACAGAAGAACAGCACCAGCCAAGCGCAGGAGATAAAGCAGGAAACCGGACAACGTGCCGCCCCAAGACAGAAAAGGGGCAGGGGCATTTAG